A portion of the Sulfuricurvum kujiense DSM 16994 genome contains these proteins:
- the lspA gene encoding signal peptidase II — protein sequence MVRSIIVLVLVMSSVFLIDQAIKSIFLDGYRLYTSCIDLILVFNKGVAFSMFAFLEGALKWIQLALLAGVIGYTLWLKKTCYLLPVGIMAGAGLSNVADRFMHGGVVDYVYWHCGFNFAVFNAADVMIDIAVIALMILNFRPKLCKS from the coding sequence ATGGTTAGGTCGATTATTGTTTTAGTGTTGGTGATGAGCAGTGTTTTTCTCATCGATCAAGCTATAAAATCAATTTTTTTGGACGGATATAGACTTTATACCTCATGTATTGACCTGATTTTGGTCTTTAATAAGGGGGTTGCCTTTTCAATGTTTGCATTTTTGGAAGGGGCATTGAAATGGATACAGCTTGCTTTATTGGCCGGAGTGATCGGCTATACCCTTTGGCTCAAAAAAACGTGCTACCTTCTTCCCGTAGGTATTATGGCGGGCGCAGGGCTTTCAAATGTAGCCGATCGTTTTATGCACGGCGGGGTGGTTGATTACGTGTATTGGCATTGCGGATTTAATTTTGCCGTTTTTAACGCCGCCGATGTAATGATCGATATTGCCGTGATCGCTCTGATGATATTAAACTTTCGTCCGAAGTTGTGTAAAAGTTAA
- the prfA gene encoding peptide chain release factor 1, translating to MLSDKLTPFINRYNELTELLSSPDIGNDIKRMTELSKEQSSIQAIVNKATEYKKLLEDIEENKSLAFDAELGELAKEELRTLEPMVEPLEEEIKKLLIPADPNDKRNIYIELRAGTGGDEAAIFVGDLFNAYVRYADVKGWKIELMSSSPSDAGGYKEIIALIKGEQVYSRLKYEAGTHRVQRVPATESQGRVHTSAITVAVMPEVDDVEVTINENDLKIDVMRSSGSGGQSVNTTDSAVRITHLPTGIVVTNQDEKSQHKNKDKAMKILKARIYEMQMEEAKVKEMSERKEQVGTGDRSGRIRTYNYPQNRISDHRINLTLYRLDEIMQGGLMDDIIEPLIADAQAQIMERAGL from the coding sequence ATGTTATCCGACAAACTCACCCCGTTTATCAACCGTTACAACGAACTAACCGAACTTCTCAGTTCTCCCGATATCGGCAATGACATCAAAAGAATGACCGAACTCTCAAAAGAGCAATCTTCCATCCAAGCCATTGTAAATAAAGCGACTGAGTACAAAAAACTCCTCGAAGATATCGAAGAGAACAAATCACTTGCTTTTGATGCGGAACTCGGCGAACTGGCCAAAGAGGAACTTAGAACACTAGAACCGATGGTAGAACCTCTGGAAGAGGAGATTAAAAAACTCCTCATTCCGGCCGATCCGAATGATAAACGAAACATTTATATCGAGCTTAGAGCCGGTACGGGCGGAGACGAAGCGGCCATTTTTGTCGGTGATTTGTTCAATGCCTATGTCCGTTATGCCGATGTCAAGGGATGGAAAATCGAACTGATGAGTTCCAGCCCATCCGATGCGGGAGGATACAAAGAGATCATTGCCCTCATCAAAGGGGAGCAGGTTTACTCACGGCTCAAGTACGAGGCGGGAACGCACCGCGTACAGCGTGTCCCTGCAACCGAGTCTCAGGGACGTGTTCATACTTCCGCGATCACCGTTGCCGTCATGCCTGAAGTCGATGACGTCGAGGTGACTATCAATGAAAATGATCTTAAAATCGATGTTATGCGTTCCTCCGGATCGGGAGGACAAAGCGTCAATACGACCGATTCGGCGGTACGAATCACCCACCTTCCTACCGGCATCGTCGTCACCAATCAGGACGAAAAATCGCAGCATAAAAACAAAGACAAAGCGATGAAAATCCTCAAAGCCCGTATCTACGAGATGCAGATGGAAGAGGCAAAAGTCAAAGAGATGAGTGAACGTAAAGAGCAGGTAGGAACCGGGGATCGATCAGGGCGTATCCGTACCTACAACTATCCGCAAAACCGTATCTCCGACCACCGTATCAACCTCACCCTTTACCGTCTCGATGAGATTATGCAGGGGGGATTGATGGATGATATTATCGAGCCGTTGATTGCTGATGCGCAGGCGCAGATAATGGAGAGAGCGGGCTTATAA
- the infC gene encoding translation initiation factor IF-3 has translation MIKKQDRVLMNEDIRVPEVRCVVDGGEALGIISINEAMNKANEMGLDLVLISPDAKPPVAKIMDYGKFHYQEEKKKKEARKKQTKVEVKEIKLSVKIADNDVGYKVKHAREFLEEGKHVHFRVFLRGREMAHPESAVAVLQRVWPMVEDIGTMYKAPQMEGRYCNMMIHPKKDDKK, from the coding sequence TTGATTAAGAAACAAGACCGAGTCCTGATGAACGAAGACATCAGGGTTCCTGAAGTACGCTGTGTGGTTGATGGCGGTGAAGCATTAGGTATCATCTCTATCAATGAGGCTATGAATAAGGCAAACGAAATGGGACTTGATTTGGTTCTCATCTCTCCGGATGCAAAACCTCCTGTCGCAAAAATCATGGACTACGGTAAGTTTCATTACCAAGAAGAGAAAAAGAAAAAAGAGGCGCGTAAAAAGCAAACGAAAGTAGAAGTCAAAGAGATTAAACTTTCGGTAAAAATTGCGGATAACGATGTCGGCTATAAAGTTAAACACGCACGCGAATTCCTCGAAGAGGGAAAACACGTCCATTTCCGCGTATTTTTGCGCGGACGTGAAATGGCACATCCTGAGTCGGCTGTTGCGGTTTTACAGCGTGTTTGGCCGATGGTTGAAGATATCGGTACGATGTATAAAGCCCCGCAAATGGAAGGTCGTTATTGCAATATGATGATCCATCCGAAAAAAGACGATAAAAAATAA
- the glmM gene encoding phosphoglucosamine mutase, which translates to MKLFGTDGVRGEAGSFLTAELAMRVAMAAGIYFSEHARTKKILLGKDTRKSGYMIENAIVSGLTAVGYDVVQIGPMPTPAIAFLTLNMRCDAGIMISASHNPFEDNGIKFFDAHGNKLSEEIEAQIEAIAHDKARLEEGQVTGKNIGSAKRIDDVIGRYIVQLKNSFSRELTLQGLRIVLDTANGAGYKVGPTVLEELGAEVIVLHDKPNGFNINEGCGAMHTKDLREAVKQYRADIGLALDGDADRLIVVDENGDEVDGDQILGSLGLFLNKNGQLKGGGIVATVMSNQALEDTMNENGLKLFRSNVGDKYVLEVMRENGINFGGEQSGHIILHDYAKTGDGLVSALQILALLLTSGQKASKVLRPFKLYPQKLVNIKVKTKKPLDQIEGLSEELAKIESAHMRHLIRYSGTENKLRILLEGKDAKVMEKSMEHLVSFFEKALNG; encoded by the coding sequence ATGAAACTCTTTGGAACGGATGGGGTTCGCGGTGAAGCGGGCTCATTTTTAACGGCAGAATTGGCGATGCGTGTCGCGATGGCGGCAGGAATTTACTTTAGCGAGCATGCACGAACCAAAAAGATTTTGCTGGGCAAAGATACCCGTAAAAGCGGCTATATGATCGAAAATGCGATTGTAAGCGGTCTGACGGCTGTGGGGTATGATGTCGTACAGATCGGTCCGATGCCGACTCCGGCAATCGCATTTTTGACGTTGAATATGCGCTGTGATGCGGGGATTATGATTTCAGCGAGCCATAACCCTTTTGAAGACAACGGAATCAAATTTTTCGATGCACACGGGAACAAGCTTTCCGAAGAGATTGAAGCGCAGATTGAAGCGATTGCCCACGATAAAGCTCGTCTTGAAGAGGGACAGGTGACGGGAAAAAACATCGGTTCGGCTAAACGGATCGATGACGTTATCGGCCGATACATTGTTCAACTGAAAAATTCATTCAGCCGTGAATTGACGCTTCAGGGGCTCCGTATTGTTTTGGATACAGCCAACGGGGCAGGGTACAAAGTGGGGCCGACGGTGCTCGAAGAGTTAGGTGCCGAAGTGATCGTGCTGCATGACAAACCCAACGGGTTTAATATTAATGAGGGGTGTGGAGCAATGCACACCAAAGATTTGCGTGAAGCGGTGAAACAGTACCGCGCGGATATCGGTTTGGCACTCGATGGGGATGCAGATCGTCTTATTGTTGTGGATGAAAATGGTGACGAGGTTGACGGCGATCAGATATTAGGCTCATTGGGGCTCTTTTTAAACAAAAACGGGCAGCTTAAAGGGGGCGGAATCGTAGCAACCGTCATGAGTAATCAGGCGTTGGAAGATACGATGAATGAGAACGGCTTGAAACTTTTCCGCTCAAACGTAGGGGATAAATACGTGTTGGAAGTGATGCGTGAGAACGGGATTAACTTCGGCGGGGAGCAAAGCGGTCACATTATTTTACATGATTACGCCAAAACGGGAGACGGTTTGGTAAGCGCACTTCAAATTTTGGCATTGCTTCTCACATCGGGGCAAAAAGCAAGTAAAGTGCTCCGTCCGTTTAAACTTTATCCGCAAAAATTGGTCAATATCAAAGTCAAAACGAAAAAGCCGCTCGATCAGATTGAGGGGCTCAGTGAAGAGCTTGCTAAAATAGAGAGTGCACATATGCGTCATTTGATTCGCTATTCGGGTACGGAGAATAAACTCCGTATTTTGTTAGAGGGTAAAGATGCTAAGGTAATGGAAAAATCGATGGAACATCTTGTGAGCTTTTTTGAGAAGGCCTTGAATGGTTAG
- the rpmI gene encoding 50S ribosomal protein L35 has protein sequence MPKMKSVKGAVKRFKVKKNGTIKRGSAFRSHILTKQDAGTRRKQNAPKVVANVDVKAIKKMIVG, from the coding sequence ATGCCAAAAATGAAATCGGTTAAAGGGGCGGTAAAACGCTTCAAAGTGAAGAAAAACGGCACAATCAAACGTGGTAGCGCATTCCGCAGCCATATTTTGACAAAACAAGATGCTGGGACTCGACGTAAGCAAAATGCACCAAAAGTGGTTGCTAACGTAGACGTTAAAGCTATCAAAAAGATGATCGTAGGCTAA
- the rplT gene encoding 50S ribosomal protein L20, whose translation MPRVKTGVVRRRRHKKVLKLARGFYSARHKHFRKAKEQLERSLVYAFRDRKQKKREFRKLWIIRINAACRLNGMSYSVFMNGLKRANIELDRKILADMAMNDAAAFTALTTQAKAAL comes from the coding sequence ATGCCAAGAGTAAAAACTGGTGTCGTAAGACGCAGACGTCATAAAAAAGTATTGAAACTCGCACGTGGTTTCTACAGTGCACGCCACAAACATTTCCGTAAAGCGAAAGAGCAACTCGAGCGCTCACTCGTATACGCGTTCCGTGACCGTAAACAGAAAAAACGTGAATTCCGTAAATTGTGGATTATCCGTATCAATGCGGCATGCCGCCTAAACGGAATGAGCTATTCAGTATTCATGAACGGCCTTAAACGTGCCAACATCGAACTTGATCGCAAAATCCTTGCTGACATGGCTATGAACGATGCAGCGGCATTTACTGCCCTCACTACTCAAGCTAAAGCAGCACTCTAA
- the rpsT gene encoding 30S ribosomal protein S20, whose amino-acid sequence MANHKSALKRIRQTEKRTERNRFYRTRIKNIVKAVRAAVDAGNKEEAQAALVIANANLHKYVSKGILKKETAARKVSRLHLAVNAIAA is encoded by the coding sequence ATGGCAAACCATAAGTCAGCATTGAAACGTATCCGTCAGACGGAAAAGCGTACAGAACGCAACCGATTCTATCGCACACGTATTAAAAACATTGTTAAAGCAGTCCGCGCTGCAGTAGATGCAGGAAATAAAGAAGAAGCACAAGCTGCTCTTGTTATTGCCAACGCTAACCTTCACAAATATGTCAGCAAAGGCATTTTGAAAAAAGAGACTGCTGCTCGTAAAGTTAGCCGTCTTCACCTCGCTGTTAACGCAATCGCAGCATAA
- the dapF gene encoding diaminopimelate epimerase → MLQIAKYCASGNDFVIFHAFEKADRSQLARILCDRQNGIGADGLIVLVPHESHDFEWEFYNADGSTASMCGNGSRACAHYAHRFGLAPSSMAFLTGAGVIKAHVEGDMVQSDLTPPVIVNQEIVESGMKWWLIDTGVPHLITFDADIEHFNIDLARTLRHRYNANVNIASINLDGTLRVRTYERGVEDETLACGTGMAASFYRAVQERLVDENTKVFPKSGETLYLGFEEGVITFKGEVKGVFETTWRN, encoded by the coding sequence ATGCTTCAAATCGCTAAATACTGTGCAAGCGGCAACGACTTTGTCATCTTTCATGCCTTTGAAAAAGCCGATCGTTCCCAATTGGCCCGTATTTTATGCGATCGCCAAAACGGCATCGGTGCGGACGGATTGATTGTTTTGGTGCCGCATGAAAGCCATGATTTTGAGTGGGAGTTTTACAATGCCGACGGTTCCACCGCTTCGATGTGCGGAAACGGAAGCCGTGCGTGTGCCCACTATGCCCACCGTTTCGGATTGGCTCCGTCATCCATGGCATTTTTGACGGGGGCCGGGGTCATTAAAGCGCACGTTGAGGGAGATATGGTTCAAAGCGACCTTACCCCTCCCGTAATCGTCAATCAGGAGATTGTCGAGAGCGGAATGAAATGGTGGCTTATCGATACGGGAGTTCCTCATTTGATCACCTTTGATGCTGACATCGAACATTTCAATATCGATTTGGCGCGAACCCTTCGCCATCGCTACAATGCCAATGTCAATATCGCGAGCATCAATCTTGACGGAACGCTTCGGGTGCGAACGTATGAGCGGGGTGTCGAGGATGAGACATTGGCCTGCGGAACGGGGATGGCGGCGAGTTTTTATCGAGCGGTACAAGAGAGACTCGTAGACGAAAATACGAAAGTATTTCCAAAAAGCGGAGAGACACTCTATTTGGGATTTGAAGAGGGTGTGATTACTTTCAAAGGGGAAGTAAAAGGGGTTTTTGAAACCACTTGGAGAAATTAA
- the thrS gene encoding threonine--tRNA ligase, giving the protein MDIIAIKHNDQIVDLQTAGALGITGEEIAYDNSPDALEVIRHSCAHLMAEAIKALYTDAKFFVGPTVKEGFYYDFKVNETIGEDDLKTIEKKMLDIAKGKEKIERYEITKNEARAKFANDHLKQAVMDRIPSDTVTIYKQGEFEDLCRGPHLPSVGLLRYFKLTKISGAYLGGDSKNEMLTRIYGIAFADKESLKAYLDQMAEAEKRDHRKIGAEMKLFTFREEVGAGFPIWLPAGARMRSRLEQLLFKAHRKRGYEPVRGPEMLRSDLWKVSGHYQNYGENMYFTHIDELEFGVKPMNCVGHIKVYEHDLHSYRDLPLKYFEYGVVHRHEMTGALHGLFRVREFTQDDAHIFCTADQIEQQIIEVVDFVDKIMKTFEFNYKMMISTKPEKAVGDDAVWEISTNALKTAMDKNNLSYEIDEGGGAFYGPKIDIKITDAIGREWQCGTIQLDFNLPARFELEYNGEENAKIQPVMIHRAILGSFERFVGILTEHYAGEFPMFIAPTQVAIVPIAPTHEAYARELADKLIDMGADFEIFDKNESLNKRIRTAEKGRVPMIIVLGDEEVANKSIAVRDRRSREQYNLSEEDFISLVKQKINEVHF; this is encoded by the coding sequence ATGGATATTATTGCGATCAAGCACAACGATCAAATAGTTGATTTACAAACCGCCGGGGCACTTGGAATTACGGGTGAAGAGATCGCTTATGATAACTCTCCCGATGCACTGGAAGTGATTCGCCACTCCTGTGCCCACTTAATGGCCGAGGCGATCAAAGCTCTTTATACTGATGCTAAATTTTTTGTCGGACCGACTGTTAAAGAGGGTTTCTATTATGATTTTAAAGTCAATGAAACGATCGGTGAAGATGATCTAAAAACCATTGAAAAAAAGATGCTCGATATTGCCAAAGGTAAAGAGAAAATCGAGCGTTACGAAATTACCAAAAATGAAGCGCGTGCAAAATTTGCCAACGATCACCTCAAGCAGGCGGTTATGGATCGCATTCCAAGCGATACGGTAACCATATACAAGCAGGGTGAATTTGAAGACCTTTGCCGCGGTCCGCATTTGCCGAGTGTCGGATTGCTGCGTTACTTTAAACTGACGAAGATTTCCGGGGCCTATCTCGGCGGTGACAGCAAAAACGAAATGTTGACCCGTATCTACGGTATCGCGTTTGCCGATAAAGAGTCACTCAAAGCATACCTTGATCAAATGGCGGAAGCGGAAAAACGCGATCACCGCAAAATCGGTGCCGAGATGAAGCTGTTCACTTTCCGCGAAGAGGTCGGTGCGGGATTCCCGATCTGGCTTCCTGCGGGTGCGCGCATGCGTTCACGCCTCGAACAGCTCCTTTTCAAAGCGCACCGCAAACGGGGTTATGAGCCGGTTCGCGGTCCTGAGATGCTTCGCTCAGACTTATGGAAAGTATCGGGTCACTATCAAAACTACGGCGAAAACATGTATTTCACCCATATCGATGAGCTGGAGTTCGGGGTTAAACCGATGAACTGTGTCGGCCATATTAAAGTATACGAGCATGATCTGCATTCGTATCGCGATCTTCCTCTCAAATATTTCGAATACGGGGTCGTTCACCGTCATGAGATGACAGGAGCACTTCACGGGTTGTTCCGTGTCCGTGAATTTACCCAAGACGATGCGCACATCTTCTGTACCGCCGATCAAATCGAGCAGCAGATCATCGAAGTCGTCGATTTCGTTGATAAAATTATGAAAACATTTGAGTTTAACTATAAAATGATGATTTCGACGAAACCTGAAAAAGCAGTTGGAGATGACGCGGTTTGGGAGATTTCTACTAACGCATTGAAAACGGCGATGGATAAAAACAACCTCTCTTATGAAATAGATGAGGGGGGCGGAGCGTTCTACGGCCCTAAAATCGATATCAAAATTACCGATGCTATCGGGCGCGAATGGCAGTGCGGGACGATCCAGCTGGATTTCAATCTCCCGGCACGTTTCGAGCTTGAATACAACGGCGAAGAGAATGCTAAAATACAACCGGTTATGATTCATAGAGCGATTTTAGGTTCGTTTGAGCGATTTGTTGGTATATTGACGGAGCATTACGCTGGGGAATTCCCGATGTTCATCGCTCCGACGCAGGTTGCAATCGTTCCGATTGCCCCTACGCACGAAGCATATGCACGTGAATTAGCCGATAAATTGATCGATATGGGTGCCGATTTTGAGATTTTCGATAAAAATGAGAGTCTTAACAAACGGATCCGTACAGCGGAAAAAGGGCGCGTTCCTATGATCATCGTTCTCGGTGATGAAGAGGTCGCTAATAAAAGCATTGCGGTGCGTGATCGACGATCGCGCGAGCAATACAACCTGAGCGAAGAGGATTTCATCTCTCTGGTTAAACAAAAAATTAATGAGGTACATTTTTGA
- the coaE gene encoding dephospho-CoA kinase (Dephospho-CoA kinase (CoaE) performs the final step in coenzyme A biosynthesis.), with product MAFEYAIALTGGIATGKSTVASLLGLNGLRIIDADTIAHRILDENSAWVSERFGSEFVKNGKVDRPSLGKIVFADAQAKKELENFLHPKIRAAIEEESEKQDRLKYPYLIDIPLFFETASYPIKNSVVVYTPKALQLERFMKRNGFSEEESLRRIESQMDIEEKKKRATWVIDNSSNLKHLQCECEQFVESIKALYPAPKV from the coding sequence ATGGCGTTTGAATATGCTATTGCATTGACGGGAGGGATAGCGACGGGGAAAAGTACCGTTGCCTCGTTATTAGGGCTAAACGGTCTTCGTATTATCGATGCCGATACGATTGCCCATCGGATATTGGATGAAAACAGCGCATGGGTCAGTGAGCGGTTCGGGAGCGAATTTGTCAAAAACGGCAAAGTGGACCGTCCCTCTCTCGGTAAAATAGTTTTTGCCGACGCGCAAGCGAAAAAAGAGCTGGAAAATTTTCTTCATCCGAAAATCCGCGCCGCCATCGAAGAGGAGAGCGAAAAACAAGATCGCCTCAAATACCCTTACCTGATCGATATTCCCCTTTTCTTTGAGACGGCATCGTATCCGATCAAAAATTCTGTGGTCGTTTATACCCCCAAAGCTTTGCAGCTGGAGCGTTTTATGAAGCGCAACGGTTTTTCCGAGGAAGAGTCGCTTCGCCGAATCGAGAGTCAGATGGATATCGAGGAGAAGAAAAAGCGCGCAACGTGGGTGATTGACAACTCCTCCAATCTCAAACATTTACAGTGTGAGTGTGAACAGTTTGTGGAGTCGATTAAAGCACTCTACCCCGCTCCTAAGGTATAA